From a single Prosthecobacter algae genomic region:
- a CDS encoding ATP-dependent Clp protease adaptor ClpS yields the protein MTGSFHGPPPASATPVLPGRPRTAPAEPSLQPDLEPPYHVILHDDDEHTHRYVVNMMMQIFGYDASKGFQIACEVNESGRAIVVTCHKELAEFRVDQIHKYVDELPAANEPGPMKASMEPAE from the coding sequence GTGACAGGTTCGTTCCATGGCCCACCCCCAGCCTCGGCGACTCCCGTTCTGCCGGGCAGGCCGCGTACGGCCCCTGCGGAGCCGAGTCTCCAGCCAGATCTGGAACCGCCGTACCATGTGATCCTGCATGACGACGATGAACACACTCATCGTTATGTGGTGAACATGATGATGCAGATCTTTGGATACGATGCCTCGAAGGGCTTTCAGATCGCCTGTGAGGTGAACGAAAGTGGTCGAGCCATCGTGGTGACCTGCCACAAGGAACTGGCCGAATTTCGGGTGGACCAGATCCATAAGTATGTGGACGAACTTCCTGCCGCCAATGAACCCGGGCCCATGAAGGCCTCCATGGAGCCGGCGGAGTAA
- a CDS encoding Do family serine endopeptidase translates to MKTPIRLTQILAAAGLLTLSISPLVADLKSPTKLAASEFHARLLKDDTALPAGGQLQMSYANVVEKILPSVVTIFAYGGKAESETHKLEDIPPQLRPFFDRFFDEEGNPEQQPQQPRNPRGRRGGPQQQDNERLRPNGVGSGFIVSSDGYIMTNNHVVGEADKIEAVVEVNGLSRTYLAKVVGTDPLTDVALIKIDATDLPQATLGDSDKLRVGDIVLAAGAPMELNRSVTQGIVSALGRSGMNIVNNGRMAGYEDFIQTDASINPGNSGGPLVDALGRVVGINTAILSRSGMNAGIGFAIPVNMAMRIVEDLIDNGSVRRGRLGIELMDLDSEKAEILGLKDQGGAVVRAVFNDTPAEKAGMEPGDVVTHVDGQRVDSSAKLRLVISGRKPGTAVNLTVMRDGKSLPVTATLDEMTDNTVAQANGNSLRGGGTGTSIAEIIPGVTVQNLTPATRERYDIPANITGVIITKLEAESRAAAMGMEEGDVIMSVNRNPVRAVGEAHEMAKTSDKVVTLKVYRGGDTMLFMVNKN, encoded by the coding sequence ATGAAAACACCCATCCGATTGACTCAAATCCTGGCCGCTGCGGGACTGTTGACTCTCTCCATCAGCCCCCTTGTCGCCGATCTCAAAAGTCCTACCAAGCTGGCCGCCAGCGAGTTCCATGCCCGTCTTTTGAAAGACGACACGGCGCTGCCCGCCGGCGGGCAGTTGCAGATGAGCTACGCCAACGTGGTGGAGAAAATCCTCCCCAGCGTGGTCACCATCTTTGCCTATGGTGGCAAGGCGGAATCCGAAACTCACAAGCTGGAGGACATTCCGCCGCAGTTGCGTCCCTTCTTTGATCGCTTCTTTGATGAGGAGGGCAATCCGGAGCAACAACCCCAGCAACCGCGCAATCCGCGTGGCCGCCGTGGTGGCCCGCAGCAGCAGGACAATGAGCGCCTCCGCCCGAATGGCGTGGGCTCAGGCTTCATCGTCTCCAGCGACGGCTACATCATGACGAACAACCATGTGGTGGGCGAGGCGGACAAGATCGAAGCCGTGGTGGAGGTCAATGGCCTCAGCCGCACTTATCTGGCCAAGGTGGTGGGTACGGATCCGCTGACCGATGTGGCACTGATCAAAATTGACGCCACAGACCTGCCGCAGGCAACGCTGGGCGACAGTGACAAACTGCGCGTGGGCGACATCGTTCTGGCCGCAGGTGCGCCGATGGAACTGAACCGTTCCGTCACGCAGGGCATCGTCAGCGCCCTGGGCCGCAGCGGCATGAACATCGTGAACAACGGCCGCATGGCGGGTTATGAGGATTTCATCCAGACCGATGCCTCCATTAACCCAGGCAACTCTGGCGGTCCGCTGGTGGATGCGCTGGGCCGCGTGGTGGGCATCAATACGGCCATCCTTTCCCGTTCAGGGATGAATGCCGGCATCGGCTTTGCGATTCCGGTGAACATGGCCATGCGCATTGTGGAGGACCTGATTGACAATGGCTCCGTCCGCCGTGGTCGCCTGGGCATTGAGCTGATGGATCTGGACAGTGAGAAGGCGGAGATCCTGGGCCTGAAGGACCAGGGCGGGGCCGTGGTGCGCGCTGTGTTTAATGACACACCTGCGGAGAAAGCCGGCATGGAGCCCGGAGACGTGGTGACCCATGTGGACGGCCAGCGCGTGGACAGCAGCGCCAAGCTGCGTCTGGTGATCAGTGGTCGCAAACCGGGTACGGCCGTGAACCTGACCGTGATGCGCGATGGCAAGAGCCTGCCAGTGACGGCCACGCTGGATGAGATGACGGACAACACCGTCGCCCAGGCCAATGGCAACTCGCTACGCGGTGGCGGCACCGGCACCAGCATTGCCGAGATCATCCCCGGCGTGACGGTGCAAAACCTGACGCCAGCCACCCGCGAACGTTATGACATCCCCGCCAATATCACGGGGGTGATCATCACCAAGCTGGAGGCCGAAAGCCGTGCTGCGGCCATGGGCATGGAGGAAGGTGATGTCATCATGAGCGTGAACCGAAACCCGGTGCGCGCCGTGGGCGAAGCGCATGAAATGGCCAAGACCTCGGACAAGGTTGTCACGCTGAAAGTCTATCGTGGTGGCGACACCATGCTCTTCATGGTGAATAAGAACTGA